In one Notolabrus celidotus isolate fNotCel1 chromosome 1, fNotCel1.pri, whole genome shotgun sequence genomic region, the following are encoded:
- the atrip gene encoding ATR-interacting protein, whose translation MNCPPTKRLRGLNADVVTAVPFDDPFDDDDDFTQDDLDEIDIIASQAVTSTALPGHESKLASKQTHSTRGSGWSASPGPSRSLSRAANNPSRENTFGLSSRGKAASHELTSREPLGSRQQQFGSDRGDSYRQLEAQHAELKRKLKEVEDEIMLKSGEIRVLRDSLKGAQQEKEAQRQNQVLLETQKQREHSEREKELHRKVQSLQTELQFKEAEINEMKSKLSSDKIKTASPLRRNSPKVLAQLHHGSSSSSSSPIGNGFITKEMFGANIPSRTTPVKTRREDRASRSRQEVTLPDPFLCVRPAHLQHRGGVLLGLLLQQPLSPSSLGLSHLLSMNLSDIHLESRMSGVFLLHSEAAATSSSSSGAGGAPRAAPSPVQSLAVTGLNMLSQSRAEASASSRNKRPCPGADLLLPLLDLHLSRLCQVLDSLRSSSSGSSGSSSAGRAAAAAGPGRLEETGLTGFSVEDTGLATLRLLYLLLAHSDEVVEAVLSKESQCGEISKRAGRSAADVGVCSQNALLQSVLRLCEGGTSGGDGASQREQLVLNALKTLCVLIEKTKDTHTDRLKCVLPVLSLCLSADSRLQTVSECVSVLASMSNHQSLSQQLRSQHDPCVFLKLFQYIRTRPESQAAHTDWILLDLQVVRLLSRLMTQRAERWTSSQHGTCPCYTELVQTVVIVFHRQWLDLRGAQELTDSSGVAPPSQPSPAPSPPWFRSPAVSLLRECLLLLHWLLLHHSSFSESCRPLLHMYDQVIPAVRDTLRKIPGLSESEELALEEICRSEGDDTDDMDTDTGS comes from the exons ATGAACTGCCCCCCCACTAAGCGCCTCCGAGGCCTGAACGCGGATGTCGTAACAGCCGTGCCCTTTGACGACCCGTTCGACGATGACGATGATTTCACCCAGGATGACTTGGATGAGATTGACATCATCGCCTCGCAGGCCGTCACCTCGACCGCGTTACCCGGACATGAGTCTAAACTGGCAAGCAAACAGACGCACTCTACCCGGGGGTCTGGGTGGTCTGCATCTCCAGGACCGAGCAGATCTCTGAGCAGAGCCGCGAACAACCCGAGCAGAGAGAACACGTTTGGATTGAGCAGCAGAGGGAAAGCTGCCAGTCATGAGTTAACAAGTAGAGAGCCTCTCG gcagcagacagcagcagtTTGGGTCAGACCGAGGAGACTCCTACAGACAGCTGGAGGCTCAGCATGCAGAGCTGAAGAGGAAG ctgaaggaggtggaggacgAGATCATGCTGAAGAGCGGGGAGATCCGGGTCCTCAGGGACTCTCTTAAAGGAGCCCAGCAGGAGAAGGAGGCCCAGAGGCAGAACCAGGTCCTGCTGGAGACCCAGAAGCAGAGAGAGCACagtgagagggagaaggagcTCCACAGGAAG GTCCAGTCTCTGCAGACCGAGCTGCAGTTTAAAGAAGCAGAGATCAACGAGATGAAGAGCAAACTCAGCTCGGATAAGATCAAGACCGCCTCTCCTCTTCGTAGAAACAG TCCTAAAGTGCTGGCCCAGTTGCATCatgggagcagcagcagctcttccTCTCCGATAGGAAACGGTTTCATCACCAAGGAGATGTTTGGAGCGAACATCCCCTCCAGAACGACACCGGTGAAGACGCGGAGGGAAG ATCGAGCATCCAGAAGCAGACAGGAAGTCACTCTCCCTGACCCGTTCCTCTGTGTCAGACCtgcacacctgcagcacagag GTGGCGTCCTGCTGGGGTTGCTCCTGCAGCAGCCGTTGTCTCCCAGCAGCCTTGGCCTGTCTCACCTGCTGTCTATGAATCTGAGTGACATCCACCTGGAGTCAAG GATGTCCGGAGTTTTCCTGCTGCACTCTGAAGCTGcagccaccagcagcagcagcagtggcgcAGGTGGAGCTCCCAGGGCTGCTCCAAGTCCGGTCCAGAGTCTGGCTGTAACTGGACTCAACATGCTGAGTCAGAGTCGAGCGGAGGCTTCAgccagcagcagaaacaaaag ACCATGTCCCGGAGCcgacctcctcctccctctgctggacCTTCACCTCTCCCGGCTCTGTCAGGTTCTGGACTCGCTCCGCTCCTCATCTTCTGGAAGCAGTGGTTCAAGCTCTGCGggccgtgctgctgctgctgctggaccaGGGAGGCTGGAGGAGACTGGTTTGACTGGTTTCAGTGTGGAGGACACTGGTCTGGCTACTCTGAGGCTTCTGTACCTACTGCTGGCCCACAGTGACGAG GTGGTGGAGGCCGTATTGTCCAAGGAGAGTCAGTGCGGGGAAATCAGCAAAAGG GCGGGGCGCTCTGCTGCAGATGTGGGTGTGTGCTCCCAGAATGCTTTGCTGCAGTCAGTGCTGCGGCTCTGTGAAGGAGGCACGAGTGGCGGCGATGGTGCTTCACAGAGGGAGCAGCTTGTCCTTAACGCCTTGAAGACTCTGTGTGTCCTTATAGAGAAGactaaagacacacacacagatag gTTGAAGTGTGTGTTGCCAGtcctgagtttgtgtttgtcagcAGACAGCAGGCTGCAGACAGTCTCCGAGTGTGTGTCCGTCCTCGCGTCCATGTCCAACCACCAGAGTCTGTCTCAGCAGCTCCGCTCCCAGCACG ACCCGTGTGTGTTCCTGAAGTTGTTCCAGTACATCAGGACCAGACCAGAGAGCCAGGCAGCACACACAGACTGGATTCTTCTGGACCTGCAG GTGGTTCGTTTGCTGAGCAGACTGATgactcagagagcagagagatggaCGAGCAGCCAGCACGGCACCTGTCCGTGTTACACTGAG ctTGTTCAGACGGTGGTGATCGTTTTCCATCGTCAGTGGTTGGATCTTCGAGGCGCTCAGGAGCTGACAGACTCATCAG GTGTGGCCCCGCCCTCACAAccaagccccgccccctccccGCCTTGGTTTCGCAGCCCGGCAGTGTCTCTCCTCAGAgagtgtctgctgctgctgcactggcTGCTcctgcatcacagcagcttctcagAGAGCTGCAGGCCGCTGCTGCACATGTACGACCAGGTGATCCCTGCCGTGAGAGATACGCTGAGGAAGATCCCCGGGCTGAGCGAGAGCGAGG AGCTGGCTCTGGAGGAGATCTGTCGCTCAGAGGGCGACGACACCGACGACATGGATACTGACACCGGATCCTGA
- the trib3 gene encoding tribbles homolog 3: MSQISMAVATARSQHCLKRLLDEPRENLPKCKIARLALPAQSTGLSPCLRSRSPTPKTDLSQSPTRIGPYILFERCEGEETYRASHAHTEQQYTCQVIPLRGYQERLAAYSRIGQHDNISGLQDVVVGQDKVYVFLPGHYGDMHAYVRSRKRLGEEEVGHLFAQMLNAVTHCHQHGVVLRDLKLRRFVFTDKYRTRLALLGLNDCVLLHGNQNDDSLTDRHGCPAYVSPELLTNGKGSYSGRAADIWSLGVSLYTMLIGRYPFQDTQPAALFAKIRRGAFSLPDWLSPQAKCLIGCMLRKSPAERLEASELLMHPWLSNPRRPHHSMLKTHHSSHKTPQNKVEDEDQVVPLWTEKH, from the exons TCACAGATAAGCATGGCCGTGGCCACAGCGAGGTCTCAGCACTGTCTGAAGAGGTTACTGGATGAGCCCCGGGAGAACTTACCTAAATGTAAAATTGCCCGTTTGGCCCTGCCCGCTCAATCCACCGGGCTATCACCCTGCCTCAGATCCAGAAGCCCCACTCCCAAGACTGACCTGAGCCAATCCCCGACCAGAATTGGACCGTACATCCTGTTTGAACGCTGCGAGGGAGAGGAGACATACAGAGCCTCACATGCTCACACAGAGCAGCAGTACACCTGTCAG GTGATTCCTCTGCGTGGTTACCAGGAGCGTTTGGCTGCCTACTCCCGGATCggtcaacatgacaacatctcTGGCCTGCAGGACGTCGTGGTCGGCCAGGACAAGGTGTACGTCTTCCTGCCTGGACACTATGGGGACATGCACGCGTATGTGAGAAGCAGGAAGCGTCTAGGCGAGGAGGAGGTGGGGCATCTATTCGCTCAGATGCTTAATGCTGTGACACACTGCCATCAACACGGAGTCGTCCTGAGAGACCTGAAGCTCCGCAGATTCGTCTTCACTGATAAATACAG gACTCGTCTTGCTCTGCTCGGCCTCAACGACTGCGTCCTCCTACACGGGAACCAAAATGACGACTCACTGACGGACAGACACGGCTGCCCCGCCTACGTGAGCCCCGAGCTGCTGACCAACGGGAAAGGCTCATACTCGGGCCGGGCGGCAGACATCTGGAGCCTGGGCGTGTCTCTGTACACCATGCTGATCGGACGTTACCCTTTTCAGGACACGCAGCCCGCCGCGCTGTTCGCAAAGATCCGCCGCGGTGCCTTCAGCCTGCCTGATTGGCTGTCACCTCAGGCTAAGtgtctgattggctgcatgttGAGGAAGTCGCCCGCGGAGAGGCTGGAGGCGTCTGAGCTGCTGATGCACCCGTGGTTGTCCAATCCACGCAGGCCACATCACAGCATGCTCAAGACGCACCACAGTTCACACAAAACACCTCAGAACAAAGTGGAGGACGAGGACCAGGTGGTGCCACTATGGACCGAGAAACACTAA